In Allocoprobacillus halotolerans, a genomic segment contains:
- a CDS encoding MmcQ/YjbR family DNA-binding protein: MWNEVDIFQKRKINFNQLIPYGFIKKENQYIYTQNLLNNTFQVIITIDSHSNIHSQVIDLAFHEEYTNFRIKQQAGDFVTQVREELLAIFNDIKEQCTTPQDFIFPQTNRISQYINNQYHVSPQFPWENDFESGIFRHPDNQKWFALIMNINKKKLNGEDKNIEVINLKLNQEDISHLIQQNGFYPAYHMNKKHWITISLDDTLLDQDIISCIDKSYQLTHPVHDWIIPANPQYYDMFHCFDHDDTMLWKQSTHLYVGDVVYLYITKPYAYILYQCQVLEIDIPYNYHDSHLQINRIMKIKRLKTYQPDEYSLEILKRYGIKTLRGPRRLTPALKNALHQ; encoded by the coding sequence ATGTGGAATGAAGTAGATATCTTTCAAAAAAGAAAAATTAATTTTAATCAATTAATTCCTTATGGTTTTATTAAAAAAGAAAATCAATATATCTATACTCAAAATCTATTAAACAATACATTTCAAGTTATTATTACAATTGATAGTCACAGCAATATTCATTCCCAAGTTATTGATTTAGCTTTTCATGAAGAATATACGAATTTTCGTATCAAACAACAAGCTGGAGATTTTGTCACACAAGTGAGAGAAGAACTTCTAGCTATTTTCAATGATATAAAAGAACAATGTACAACCCCTCAAGATTTCATATTTCCTCAAACAAATAGAATAAGCCAATACATAAATAATCAATATCATGTATCTCCCCAGTTCCCATGGGAAAACGACTTTGAATCAGGAATCTTCAGACATCCTGACAATCAAAAATGGTTCGCTTTAATTATGAATATCAATAAAAAGAAATTAAATGGTGAAGATAAAAACATAGAAGTCATTAATCTTAAATTAAATCAAGAAGACATTTCCCATCTCATTCAACAAAATGGTTTCTATCCTGCTTACCACATGAATAAAAAACATTGGATAACCATTTCTCTAGATGACACTCTTTTAGATCAAGATATTATCTCATGCATTGACAAAAGTTATCAACTCACTCATCCTGTCCATGACTGGATTATTCCGGCCAATCCACAATATTATGATATGTTTCACTGTTTCGACCATGATGATACAATGCTTTGGAAACAGTCTACACATTTGTATGTTGGTGATGTTGTTTATCTCTATATAACAAAACCCTATGCTTATATTTTATACCAATGCCAAGTCCTTGAAATCGATATTCCCTATAACTATCATGATTCGCATCTTCAAATCAATCGCATAATGAAAATCAAACGATTAAAAACTTATCAACCTGATGAATATTCATTAGAAATACTCAAAAGATACGGTATTAAGACATTACGTGGTCCTAGAAGATTGACACCTGCCCTCAAAAATGCCTTACATCAATAA
- a CDS encoding peptidoglycan recognition protein family protein, whose product MTKRKQIKKKPLLFITLLVLIIGLGTYFISQQHHNDVEEYQVDGLSIQHQFLTPNPYSRSGKSLRRVNAIVIHYTANPGSTAKNNRDYFENLKHTHTTSASSHFIIDLKGEVIQCIPLNEVAYASNHRNNDTISIECCHPDESGQFNEKTYQSLQILVRSLMNTYHLQSQDVIRHYDITGKICPKYFVDYEDKWQEFLDSL is encoded by the coding sequence ATGACAAAAAGAAAACAAATTAAGAAAAAACCACTTCTTTTCATAACTTTACTTGTGCTGATTATAGGACTAGGAACTTATTTCATTTCTCAACAGCATCATAATGATGTTGAAGAATATCAAGTTGATGGCTTATCTATCCAACATCAATTTCTAACTCCAAATCCTTATTCAAGAAGTGGAAAATCATTACGCAGAGTTAATGCTATCGTCATTCATTATACTGCTAATCCTGGCTCAACTGCTAAAAATAATCGTGATTATTTTGAAAACCTAAAACACACACATACAACTTCAGCATCAAGTCATTTTATTATTGATTTAAAAGGTGAAGTCATTCAATGCATTCCACTCAACGAAGTTGCTTATGCTTCAAATCATCGTAATAATGATACGATATCTATTGAGTGCTGCCATCCTGATGAAAGTGGTCAGTTTAATGAAAAGACTTATCAATCTTTACAAATATTAGTTCGTTCTTTAATGAATACCTATCACTTACAATCCCAAGATGTCATTAGACACTATGATATCACAGGTAAGATTTGCCCTAAATATTTTGTAGATTACGAAGATAAATGGCAAGAGTTTTTAGATTCACTATAA
- a CDS encoding glycoside hydrolase family 10 protein, which translates to MKKKKHSLLVIVILLSICVLIYFLLPHPPCSLSSFDKRAVWFSYGNLEKFSYESKESFSEDFSQAIDNIKEYKINTIIVQVRAFSDALYDSKLFPLSKIITHQNTLTFDPLEVMVDIAHENGMNIEAWVNPYRISLNRESFEQFLNDSPHHKWLEDANLTIGYATYQYILNPASQSVRDYIVDGVEEIVENYDVDGIHFDDYFYVSGTHEGTSQDERLDYVNMLIQDVYQSIKAVNKDVVFGISPQGNYENCLSDGADIDTWLGEEGYIDYLMPQLYWSDCYGENQDTMFSDRCRQFAKISRQPSVMLYAGLALYRAGVGDENDFGWQESQDNLALQVQILYEQGYKGFSLFHYDSIFEEAGQIELNELLKQHP; encoded by the coding sequence TTGAAAAAGAAAAAGCATAGTTTGTTAGTTATTGTTATTTTATTAAGTATATGTGTGTTAATTTATTTTTTATTACCCCATCCACCGTGTTCATTATCATCTTTTGATAAAAGAGCAGTCTGGTTTTCATATGGTAATTTAGAAAAGTTTTCATATGAATCTAAAGAAAGTTTTTCTGAAGATTTTTCACAAGCTATAGACAATATAAAAGAATATAAAATCAATACTATTATTGTTCAAGTACGAGCATTTAGTGATGCTTTGTATGATTCTAAACTTTTTCCATTATCAAAAATCATAACGCATCAAAACACTTTAACATTTGATCCATTAGAAGTGATGGTGGATATTGCCCATGAAAATGGGATGAATATTGAAGCATGGGTAAATCCTTATCGTATTTCACTCAATCGTGAAAGTTTTGAACAGTTTTTAAATGATTCACCTCATCATAAATGGTTAGAAGATGCAAATCTTACGATTGGATATGCGACTTATCAATATATTCTCAATCCTGCCAGTCAATCAGTCAGAGATTATATTGTTGATGGAGTAGAAGAAATTGTGGAAAATTATGATGTTGACGGGATTCATTTTGATGATTATTTTTATGTATCAGGAACACATGAAGGAACTTCTCAAGATGAACGTTTAGATTATGTCAATATGTTAATACAAGATGTCTATCAAAGTATTAAAGCCGTTAATAAAGATGTTGTATTTGGAATCAGTCCACAAGGTAATTATGAAAATTGTTTAAGTGATGGAGCTGATATTGATACATGGTTAGGGGAAGAAGGCTATATAGATTATTTAATGCCTCAGCTTTATTGGAGTGATTGTTATGGTGAAAATCAAGATACCATGTTTAGTGATCGTTGTCGACAGTTTGCAAAAATATCAAGACAACCAAGCGTTATGTTATATGCTGGTTTAGCACTTTATCGTGCTGGTGTGGGCGATGAAAATGATTTTGGATGGCAGGAAAGCCAAGACAATTTAGCTTTGCAGGTTCAAATTTTATATGAACAGGGATATAAAGGTTTTAGCTTATTTCATTATGATTCAATATTTGAAGAAGCAGGGCAAATAGAATTAAATGAATTATTAAAACAGCATCCTTAA
- the ispD gene encoding 2-C-methyl-D-erythritol 4-phosphate cytidylyltransferase has translation MYSVIILCAGQGKRTGLNYNKMLYKFQGQTVYEMTLHTFMQDPRCQQIIVVTREDEKETFQQLLDDERIQFVVGGKERQDSVFHGLQHVQSSYVLIHDGARPYLKQQHIDALLLALQEHQACLLMVPCKDTIKRVVDGKVVETLKRDELMQAQTPQAFSTKLILEAYTQAIQSGYQATDDAQMVEHFTQEDVYAVMGDYENKKITTVEDLK, from the coding sequence ATGTATAGTGTCATAATTTTATGTGCTGGTCAAGGAAAAAGAACAGGCTTAAATTATAATAAAATGTTATATAAGTTTCAGGGACAGACTGTTTATGAAATGACTTTACACACTTTTATGCAAGATCCACGTTGTCAACAGATTATCGTTGTGACAAGAGAAGATGAAAAAGAAACTTTTCAGCAGTTGTTAGATGATGAACGTATTCAATTTGTTGTTGGTGGAAAAGAAAGGCAAGATAGTGTTTTTCATGGTTTACAACATGTACAAAGTTCTTATGTTTTGATTCATGATGGTGCTAGACCTTATTTAAAACAACAACATATTGATGCTTTATTATTGGCTTTACAAGAACATCAAGCTTGTTTATTAATGGTTCCATGCAAAGATACAATTAAAAGAGTAGTCGATGGAAAAGTTGTAGAAACATTAAAAAGAGATGAATTGATGCAAGCACAAACACCACAGGCTTTTTCTACAAAGTTAATTTTAGAGGCATATACCCAAGCCATCCAATCAGGCTATCAAGCAACAGATGATGCGCAAATGGTTGAACATTTTACACAAGAAGATGTGTATGCTGTCATGGGGGATTATGAAAATAAAAAAATTACCACTGTTGAGGACTTAAAATAA
- the tnpA gene encoding IS200/IS605 family transposase, with protein MGNSQFIHLSHNVSNLVYHIVCPAKYRRVVFDDSVEEHLKQICLGIELRYDYIHFLEIGADKDHVHFLVQSTPEYAPSKLVKIIKSITARQIFAECPQVKKQLWGGQFWSDGYFIASVGKNQNEKVIREYVKEQGKQDTEYKQLYLSI; from the coding sequence ATGGGAAATAGTCAATTTATACATCTATCACATAATGTGAGTAATCTTGTTTACCACATTGTCTGTCCGGCAAAATATCGTCGCGTAGTATTTGATGATTCTGTTGAAGAACATCTGAAGCAAATTTGCCTTGGGATAGAACTGAGATATGATTATATACATTTTCTTGAAATAGGGGCAGACAAAGATCATGTGCATTTTCTTGTTCAAAGTACACCTGAGTATGCTCCTTCAAAATTGGTAAAAATCATAAAAAGTATAACTGCAAGGCAAATATTTGCTGAGTGTCCGCAGGTCAAAAAACAACTATGGGGAGGACAATTCTGGAGCGACGGATATTTTATCGCATCTGTCGGTAAAAATCAAAACGAAAAAGTAATCAGAGAATATGTGAAAGAACAGGGTAAACAAGATACGGAATATAAGCAGTTGTATTTGAGTATATGA
- a CDS encoding transposase, which yields MSYFTTDLYETKREIVNFSNKLSDSLDKPAAKFVMDMMFGLARSQSVLLSDIARALDENIKLNYTIDRLSNHLAQFDDEAMNQMKSNYNDMVIKHLSEDRIILLDNSEIIKKYGRKFEDLCMVRDASSLKDDIYPGYHVCEATALTQDQHHPISLYSHIYSTESEGFKSMNDETIKSIKYVKSLIPERCTFVCDRGYDANVFYDYFIDENHNADDFIIRLKENRTLLFKGKPKKVGEIAKRRKGKIKMNMYFSKEDSEVYVSHTRVELPSQKGRILNLVIVYGLSEEKPMMLLTNREIRNKRDVHKIVRAYMSRWRIEEKFRFKKNQYGFENIRVRTMKSINVLNTILMMHIGHITLLAEKVDKKLLVIKMIERSKSLKGKRYYWCYQISKGIQEILKYAQKGIKEFQNIREKQEYRQLQLKL from the coding sequence ATGAGTTATTTTACCACAGATCTATATGAAACGAAAAGAGAAATTGTCAATTTTTCTAATAAATTATCAGACAGTCTTGATAAACCTGCTGCCAAGTTTGTCATGGACATGATGTTTGGTCTTGCAAGAAGTCAAAGTGTTCTACTTAGCGATATTGCCAGAGCTCTTGATGAAAATATCAAGCTCAATTATACAATTGACAGATTATCCAATCATTTGGCTCAATTTGATGATGAAGCAATGAACCAAATGAAATCCAATTATAATGATATGGTTATCAAGCATCTTAGCGAAGACAGGATCATTTTACTTGATAACAGTGAAATCATCAAAAAATATGGAAGAAAATTTGAAGATCTTTGTATGGTCAGGGATGCTTCCTCACTTAAGGATGACATTTATCCTGGATACCATGTATGTGAGGCAACTGCCCTCACACAGGATCAACATCATCCAATATCTTTGTATAGCCATATCTATTCAACTGAAAGTGAAGGATTCAAGTCAATGAACGATGAAACAATAAAGAGCATAAAATATGTCAAATCTCTCATTCCTGAAAGATGTACATTTGTATGTGACAGAGGATATGATGCCAATGTATTTTATGATTACTTCATAGATGAAAATCATAATGCAGATGATTTCATCATCAGACTCAAAGAAAATAGAACATTATTGTTTAAAGGGAAGCCAAAGAAAGTAGGAGAAATCGCCAAAAGAAGAAAAGGCAAGATTAAGATGAACATGTATTTTTCTAAGGAAGACAGTGAAGTCTATGTATCACATACGAGAGTGGAACTGCCATCACAAAAGGGAAGGATATTAAATCTAGTCATTGTGTATGGATTAAGTGAAGAAAAACCGATGATGCTTTTAACGAATAGAGAGATCAGGAATAAAAGAGATGTGCATAAGATAGTGAGGGCATATATGTCAAGGTGGCGAATCGAGGAGAAATTCAGATTCAAAAAGAATCAGTATGGTTTTGAAAATATAAGAGTAAGGACGATGAAATCAATAAATGTATTGAATACGATATTGATGATGCATATAGGGCATATAACACTGTTGGCAGAGAAAGTAGACAAGAAATTACTGGTCATAAAGATGATAGAGAGAAGCAAATCGCTTAAAGGAAAGAGATATTACTGGTGCTATCAGATCAGTAAAGGGATACAGGAAATATTAAAATATGCACAAAAGGGAATCAAGGAGTTTCAAAATATAAGAGAGAAGCAGGAATACAGGCAGCTGCAACTGAAACTATAA
- a CDS encoding SLC13 family permease, which produces MCTPIGNPQNLFLYTYFHMSLGDFLITILPYVCLSFLLLIIHIFFNRNKVIESPKIYQKQDTNMTYLWIYLLLFVLCLLSVLHLFSIFYLLPVICIVCGLMDYKTILKVDYLLLLTFIGFFIFIGNLKNIDVVA; this is translated from the coding sequence ATGTGTACACCAATAGGCAATCCACAAAATTTATTTTTATATACATACTTTCATATGTCACTAGGTGATTTTTTAATAACCATATTACCTTATGTTTGTTTATCTTTTCTATTGTTGATAATACATATCTTTTTCAATCGTAATAAAGTGATAGAATCCCCTAAGATTTATCAAAAACAAGATACAAATATGACTTATTTATGGATATATTTATTATTATTTGTTTTATGTTTATTAAGTGTTTTACATCTTTTTAGTATTTTTTATTTATTACCAGTGATTTGTATTGTCTGTGGGTTAATGGATTATAAAACAATTCTTAAAGTCGATTATTTATTATTGTTGACATTTATAGGTTTCTTTATTTTTATAGGGAATTTAAAGAATATAGATGTTGTTGCTTAG
- a CDS encoding helix-turn-helix domain-containing protein — protein sequence MNISLKDYILKTKLDEAERLLIETTLPIKVISKSVGYDDELYFSRLFHKKKIFHPVVIGKIFD from the coding sequence ATGAACATATCTTTAAAAGATTATATTTTAAAAACAAAACTGGATGAAGCTGAAAGATTACTAATTGAAACTACACTCCCGATTAAAGTCATAAGCAAATCTGTTGGATATGATGATGAACTATATTTTTCAAGATTATTTCATAAGAAAAAAATATTTCACCCCGTAGTTATAGGCAAAATATTTGACTAA
- the ltrA gene encoding group II intron reverse transcriptase/maturase, which produces MKDTQDKIGYCQLSLGLLYEDSTEYDNNGEVYPISKQEISHTKNTNRFVIHEKLLETIVEDANIEKAIQRVVSNKGSGGVDKMQVAEVRTHFAQHWSYLKKLIMEGHYSPQAVKRVEIPKDNGKKRGLGIPTVTDRVIQQAIVQILTPIFEPLFSENSYGFRPRRNAHQAVRRVVDYANEGYRYTVDLDLEKYFDTVNHSRLIQILSQTIKDGRVISLIHKYLNAGVVVKHKFEETTKGVPQGGPLSPLLSNVYLNELDKEMERRGNRYVRYADDCVILFKSKRSAMRVKETVRRYLEEKLFVKVNQEKTKVAYITDIKFLGFGFYIEKSGNVRITVHKKSREKMKRRIKGITKRNRPVSSKQLGQELKLYMTGWINYYRVADMKVYLGKVDLWLRRRIRMIYWKRWKLVRTRYKNLQKLGINRKKAWEWANTRKGYWHIANSFILSRTLTNERLKSFGFISALDYYNSINL; this is translated from the coding sequence ATGAAAGATACTCAGGATAAAATTGGATACTGTCAACTATCATTAGGCTTACTCTATGAAGATAGTACGGAATACGACAATAATGGAGAAGTGTATCCTATATCAAAACAAGAGATATCGCATACGAAGAACACCAATAGATTTGTAATACATGAGAAGTTACTTGAAACAATCGTAGAAGATGCCAATATAGAAAAGGCAATCCAAAGGGTTGTGAGCAATAAGGGAAGTGGTGGTGTAGATAAAATGCAAGTCGCAGAAGTTCGTACGCATTTCGCACAGCACTGGTCTTATCTAAAGAAACTCATCATGGAGGGACACTATAGTCCACAAGCCGTTAAAAGAGTAGAAATACCAAAAGATAATGGAAAGAAAAGAGGACTAGGAATTCCAACTGTGACTGACAGGGTCATTCAACAAGCGATAGTGCAAATACTTACGCCTATCTTTGAGCCACTATTCAGTGAAAACAGTTATGGATTTAGACCTCGAAGAAATGCTCATCAAGCAGTAAGAAGAGTCGTAGACTATGCCAATGAAGGATATCGATACACAGTAGACTTGGACTTGGAGAAATACTTTGATACAGTCAATCATTCAAGGCTTATACAGATACTGTCACAAACTATTAAGGATGGAAGAGTCATATCACTCATACATAAATATCTCAATGCAGGAGTCGTAGTAAAGCATAAATTCGAAGAAACGACTAAAGGCGTACCTCAAGGAGGACCACTAAGTCCATTACTATCAAATGTCTATCTTAATGAACTTGATAAAGAAATGGAAAGAAGAGGCAATAGATATGTAAGATATGCAGATGACTGTGTCATACTATTCAAAAGTAAAAGAAGTGCAATGAGAGTCAAGGAAACAGTGAGGAGGTATCTTGAAGAGAAGTTATTCGTTAAAGTCAACCAGGAGAAAACAAAAGTAGCCTATATTACTGATATAAAATTTCTAGGATTTGGATTTTATATAGAGAAGAGTGGTAACGTACGAATCACTGTTCATAAGAAATCAAGAGAAAAGATGAAAAGAAGAATCAAGGGAATCACAAAAAGAAACAGACCTGTCAGTAGTAAACAATTAGGCCAAGAATTAAAACTCTATATGACGGGATGGATAAACTATTACAGGGTAGCCGATATGAAAGTGTATCTTGGTAAAGTTGACTTATGGTTAAGACGAAGAATACGAATGATATACTGGAAGAGATGGAAACTGGTAAGGACGAGATATAAAAATCTACAAAAGTTAGGAATAAACAGGAAAAAGGCATGGGAATGGGCAAATACAAGAAAAGGTTACTGGCATATAGCCAATAGCTTTATACTCTCTAGAACACTGACAAACGAAAGACTGAAAAGCTTTGGGTTTATCAGTGCACTAGACTATTACAATTCTATAAACTTATGA
- the rpsF gene encoding 30S ribosomal protein S6, producing the protein MNKYEIMFIVKPDVEEEARNALIENFKSILTNGEGTVDNVNEWGLRDFAYEIQDYKKGYYVVVDTTTTPANISEFERISRINANVIRHMTLRRSK; encoded by the coding sequence ATGAATAAATACGAAATCATGTTTATTGTAAAACCTGATGTTGAAGAAGAAGCAAGAAACGCATTAATCGAAAACTTCAAAAGCATTTTAACAAATGGTGAAGGAACAGTAGATAATGTCAACGAATGGGGATTACGTGATTTTGCTTATGAAATTCAAGATTACAAAAAAGGATATTATGTTGTCGTAGATACAACAACTACTCCTGCAAACATCTCTGAATTTGAACGTATTTCACGTATTAACGCAAACGTTATCCGTCACATGACTCTTAGAAGATCTAAATAA
- the ssb gene encoding single-stranded DNA-binding protein, translating to MINRVVLVGRMTRDPELRRTNSGAAVTSFTLALNRNYNSADGQQADYINCVVWNKVAENVERYCSKGSLVGVEGRLRSRSYDNAQGQKVYVVEVVCDSVQFLETRAARERAQQQQPQVSQDNFYDMKTVELEKDFDNSFDSFDIMEDDIQF from the coding sequence ATGATTAATCGAGTTGTATTAGTTGGAAGAATGACCAGAGATCCTGAACTCAGAAGAACAAATAGTGGTGCTGCAGTGACAAGTTTTACTTTAGCACTTAATCGTAATTACAATTCAGCTGATGGACAACAAGCAGATTATATTAACTGTGTTGTTTGGAATAAAGTTGCTGAAAATGTAGAAAGATATTGTTCAAAGGGATCATTAGTTGGTGTAGAAGGTAGACTTCGTTCACGTAGCTATGATAATGCACAGGGTCAAAAAGTATATGTAGTTGAAGTTGTTTGTGACAGTGTACAGTTCTTAGAAACAAGAGCTGCAAGAGAAAGAGCACAGCAACAACAACCTCAAGTTTCACAAGATAACTTCTATGATATGAAAACAGTAGAATTGGAAAAAGATTTTGACAATTCTTTTGATTCTTTCGATATTATGGAAGACGATATTCAATTTTAA
- a CDS encoding PTS sugar transporter subunit IIC, with translation MSFNDKLMEKMLPIATWISENKYVIAVRDGCMLAFPPTMFASICIILQNLPTTFGFAQFLPEAILTFLNDFFGPVANATMNISTLFMVFGIAYHLAKNYGKSSLYAGAIAISSFMMLVPITWGDNGGIIPLSKFGAEGMFIGMIVSVLSTEIFCRIENADIKIKMPASVPPAIAKSFETIIPGAAALFVMNVIRYGFTFTEWGNAVDFVYKSLQIPLQGIGASLPAIILVVALTQFFWWFGIHGTIVVNSVIEPIYAALSLENFTAFSNGQELPNVLTSTFKGVFVDCGLVLGIALACIILIARSKRLKTTMRLLVAPASFNISEPLTFGLPIVLNPTIFIPWILAPVVMVTISYFAISTGIVPKTNGATIVWSTPVFLSGILATGSIRGGLLQIVNVIVGVCIWYPFLKLLDKQYLNEEKELEN, from the coding sequence ATGAGTTTTAATGATAAATTAATGGAAAAAATGTTACCAATTGCAACGTGGATTTCAGAAAATAAGTATGTAATTGCGGTTCGTGATGGGTGTATGCTTGCATTCCCACCAACTATGTTTGCATCAATTTGTATTATTTTACAAAATTTACCTACTACATTTGGTTTTGCTCAATTTCTACCAGAAGCAATACTTACTTTCTTGAATGACTTCTTTGGACCAGTTGCAAATGCAACTATGAATATCAGTACTTTATTTATGGTGTTTGGTATTGCATATCATTTAGCAAAAAATTATGGAAAATCGTCTTTATATGCTGGTGCAATTGCTATTTCTAGTTTCATGATGTTAGTTCCAATTACATGGGGAGATAATGGAGGAATTATTCCATTATCAAAATTTGGAGCTGAAGGTATGTTTATTGGTATGATTGTCTCAGTTTTATCAACTGAAATATTCTGTAGAATTGAAAATGCAGACATTAAAATTAAAATGCCAGCTTCAGTACCACCGGCTATTGCCAAATCATTTGAGACAATTATTCCTGGAGCTGCAGCATTATTCGTTATGAATGTAATTAGATATGGATTTACATTTACTGAATGGGGTAATGCAGTAGATTTTGTTTATAAAAGTTTACAAATTCCTTTACAAGGAATTGGTGCTAGTTTACCAGCAATTATTTTGGTTGTTGCTTTAACTCAATTCTTTTGGTGGTTTGGAATCCATGGAACAATTGTTGTTAACTCAGTAATTGAACCAATTTATGCAGCATTAAGTTTAGAAAACTTTACAGCATTTAGTAATGGACAAGAATTACCAAACGTATTAACAAGTACTTTCAAAGGGGTTTTCGTTGACTGTGGACTTGTGCTAGGTATTGCACTAGCGTGTATTATCTTAATAGCAAGATCAAAACGTTTAAAAACAACGATGAGACTTTTAGTTGCACCTGCGAGTTTTAATATCTCTGAACCATTAACATTTGGGTTACCAATTGTATTAAACCCAACAATTTTTATACCATGGATCTTAGCACCAGTAGTAATGGTAACGATTTCGTATTTTGCTATTAGTACTGGAATTGTTCCAAAAACAAATGGAGCAACGATTGTGTGGTCTACCCCTGTATTCTTATCTGGTATTTTAGCAACAGGATCTATTCGTGGAGGATTATTACAAATCGTAAACGTGATAGTTGGAGTTTGTATATGGTATCCATTCTTAAAGTTATTAGATAAGCAATATTTAAATGAAGAAAAAGAATTAGAAAACTAA